A genome region from Portunus trituberculatus isolate SZX2019 chromosome 18, ASM1759143v1, whole genome shotgun sequence includes the following:
- the LOC123505340 gene encoding uncharacterized protein LOC123505340 — MAGSWQVVFFVLVLTCDCATIRNVLALEPKETLTRTRIKSEAQNCHVLEVKDRTGHHNILDTKTAETSFIFYILPQPGFNGLVFRAKVNNKISPGSWKYFKESLFVSSSRMEIDWTHPMWIPVEINYFKTEVSFGPDRHALKVKVGKSVDKNLITRWWRTHSYEGFAVEAEGPVKILFNCNPSSAKAESVIDTEGQAHTVLIASLCGCFLLVVGSATLYFLIMRRSPLLQDYPGNTPTSLTLLRGRPTRKNESSENIYESIQESTLKNLRQNLTAGKLSSSPRDPCSTTTTMDRCSGGLAERNDSMKVSLDSIAQMPDTAQDALTFSLLEEKEALRDYFGLDSPVESHYVEMHGIVSRTSSLSK, encoded by the exons ATGGCAGGGTCGTGGCAGGTAGTGTTCTTCGTACTTGTCTTAACATGTGACTGTGCAACGATTAGAAATGTGCTTGCATTAGAGCCTAAGGAGACTCTTACCCGAACCAGGATCAAGAGTGAAGCACAAAACTGCCATGTGTTAGAGGTGAAAGATAGGACAGGCCATCATAATATATTAGATACCAAAACTGCGGagacttcattcattttctatatACTACCTCAGCCAGGCTTCAACGGCTTGGTGTTTCGGGCGAAGGTGAACAACAAAATTAGTCCTGGATCTTGGAAATACTTTAAAGAAAGTCTCTTTGTAAGCAGCTCTCGAATGGAAATAGACTGGACTCATCCGATGTGGATTCCTGTCGAGATTAATTACTTCAAAACAGAGGTTTCATTCGGACCAGACCGACACGCACTAAAGGTGAAGGTGGGCAAAAGTGTAGATAAAAACCTCATCACTCGCTGGTGGAGAACTCACAGCTATGAAGGATTCGCTGTTGAGGCCGAGGGACCCGTAAAGATCCTCTTTAATTGCAATCCGTCGAGTGCCAAGGCTGAATCTGTTATCGACACTGAAGGGCAGGCTCATACTGTTCTGATAGCTTCGCTGTGCGGCTgcttcctgctggtggtggggtCCGCAACTCTTTACTTTCTCATTATGAGACGCTCTCCTCTATTGCAAGACTACCCGGGCAACACGCCAACGTCTCTCACACTA CTTCGAGGACGCCCAACCAGGAAGAATGAAAGCAGTGAAAATATCTACGAGTCTATACAAGAAAGCACTTTGAAAAATCTTCGTCAAAACCTGACTGCAGGCAAACTTTCCTCCAGCCCGAGGGACCCGTGCAGCACGACAACTACAATGGACCGATGCAGCGGAGGTTTAGCTGAACGTAATGACAGCATGAAAGTTTCATTGGACTCCATTGCTCAAATGCCGGATACCGCTCAAGACGcgctgactttctctcttctggaagaaaaggaagcgttGCGGGATTATTTTGGTCTTGACTCTCCAGTCGAGAGTCACTACGTAGAAATGCATGGCATCGTCAGCCGCACCTCCAGCCTCAGCAAATAG
- the LOC123505341 gene encoding guanine nucleotide-binding protein G(q) subunit alpha-like isoform X4, protein MCNTVEARLLVLGAADTGKSTFMKQMRYVFGDTFPVSERRRHLPYIRQNLLESVHKLVVAMDVLGVPYSTAAAQDAAERFVDMTALEAFFGDDSPMDLTLVEETQTLWEDEGVQEVFRRGNEYHLMTNADHFITSAARILHYDYLPTIDDILRMRYPTQCSVTTTYDVGEMRMTVHDMGGERSARGEWVGHFSRPTAILFLASLAEYDQQVEEAEREGEAALTHTSSSLHQIKNRVQESLDIFDVVLKYPPFHNSPVILLLNKSDIFKKKIIYHSLAHYFPQYDGPDGDEDKGREFLSGLYEELAARHGRHYVSRFTEATNTENFNSIFSFVKNIVSRNIISRGGLL, encoded by the exons atg TGCAACACGGTGGAAGCGAGGCTGTTGGTGTTGGGGGCAGCCGATACTGGCAAATCAACGTTCATGAAGCAAATGAGATATGTCTTCGGCGACACCTTTCCTGTCAGTGAGAGGCGAAG ACACCTGCCTTACATTCGTCAAAACCTGTTGGAGAGCGTGCACAAGCTGGTGGTGGCCATGGATGTACTCGGTGTTCCTTACTCTACCGCAGctgca CAGGACGCTGCAGAAAGGTTTGTGGACATGACGGCGCTAGAGGCGTTCTTCGGCGATGACTCTCCGATGGACCTGACCTTGGTGGAGGAGACACAGACGCTTTGGGAAGACGAGGGTGTACAGGAGGTGTTTCGCCGCGGTAATGAGTACCACCTGATGACCAACGCCGACCACTTCATAACCAGCGCTGCCAGAATCCTCCACTACGATTATCTTCCCACCATTGACGACATCTTACGGATGAG GTACCCAACACAATGCTCCGTCACTACCACCTACGATGTGGGTGAAATGCGAATGACGGTGCATGACATGGGTGGGGAGCGGTCTGCTCGTGGAGAGTGGGTGGGGCACTTCTCACGCCCCACTGCTAttctcttccttgcctccctcgcCGAGTATGACCAGCAAGTGGAGGAGGCCGAGCGGGAGGGTGAG GCTGCCCTCACACACACTTCGTCCTCCCTCCATCAGATTAAGAACAGAGTGCAGGAGAGCCTGGATATCTTTGACGTTGTTCTGAAGTACCCGCCCTTCCATAACTCACCCgtcattcttcttctcaacaAGTCAGAcatcttcaagaaaaaaatcatctaCCACTCCCTCGCACACTACTTCCCCCAGTATGACG GCCCTGACGGAGACGAGGATAAGGGGAGGGAGTTCCTGTCTGGGCTGTACGAAGAGCTAGCAGCCAGGCACGGTCGCCATTACGTGTCACGCTTCACCGAAGCTACCAATACTGAAAACTTCAATTCCATCTTCTCATTCGTGAAGAACATCGTTAGCAGAAACATAATAAGCAGAGGCGGTTTGCTCTAA
- the LOC123505341 gene encoding guanine nucleotide-binding protein G(q) subunit alpha-like isoform X1: MPENYNGPPRPSFLQRAWGVVCSLVEYLRWCLAWQPPEASLDDTTFDKCNTVEARLLVLGAADTGKSTFMKQMRYVFGDTFPVSERRRHLPYIRQNLLESVHKLVVAMDVLGVPYSTAAAQDAAERFVDMTALEAFFGDDSPMDLTLVEETQTLWEDEGVQEVFRRGNEYHLMTNADHFITSAARILHYDYLPTIDDILRMRYPTQCSVTTTYDVGEMRMTVHDMGGERSARGEWVGHFSRPTAILFLASLAEYDQQVEEAEREGEAALTHTSSSLHQIKNRVQESLDIFDVVLKYPPFHNSPVILLLNKSDIFKKKIIYHSLAHYFPQYDGPDGDEDKGREFLSGLYEELAARHGRHYVSRFTEATNTENFNSIFSFVKNIVSRNIISRGGLL; this comes from the exons atg ccCGAGAATTACAATGGCCCGCCCAGACCGTCGTTCCTTCAGAGGGCGTGGGGAGTTGTGTGCAGCCTCGTGGAGTACTTGAGATGGTGCCTCGCATGGCAGCCTCCTGAAGCATCACTAGACGACACTACCTTTGACAAA TGCAACACGGTGGAAGCGAGGCTGTTGGTGTTGGGGGCAGCCGATACTGGCAAATCAACGTTCATGAAGCAAATGAGATATGTCTTCGGCGACACCTTTCCTGTCAGTGAGAGGCGAAG ACACCTGCCTTACATTCGTCAAAACCTGTTGGAGAGCGTGCACAAGCTGGTGGTGGCCATGGATGTACTCGGTGTTCCTTACTCTACCGCAGctgca CAGGACGCTGCAGAAAGGTTTGTGGACATGACGGCGCTAGAGGCGTTCTTCGGCGATGACTCTCCGATGGACCTGACCTTGGTGGAGGAGACACAGACGCTTTGGGAAGACGAGGGTGTACAGGAGGTGTTTCGCCGCGGTAATGAGTACCACCTGATGACCAACGCCGACCACTTCATAACCAGCGCTGCCAGAATCCTCCACTACGATTATCTTCCCACCATTGACGACATCTTACGGATGAG GTACCCAACACAATGCTCCGTCACTACCACCTACGATGTGGGTGAAATGCGAATGACGGTGCATGACATGGGTGGGGAGCGGTCTGCTCGTGGAGAGTGGGTGGGGCACTTCTCACGCCCCACTGCTAttctcttccttgcctccctcgcCGAGTATGACCAGCAAGTGGAGGAGGCCGAGCGGGAGGGTGAG GCTGCCCTCACACACACTTCGTCCTCCCTCCATCAGATTAAGAACAGAGTGCAGGAGAGCCTGGATATCTTTGACGTTGTTCTGAAGTACCCGCCCTTCCATAACTCACCCgtcattcttcttctcaacaAGTCAGAcatcttcaagaaaaaaatcatctaCCACTCCCTCGCACACTACTTCCCCCAGTATGACG GCCCTGACGGAGACGAGGATAAGGGGAGGGAGTTCCTGTCTGGGCTGTACGAAGAGCTAGCAGCCAGGCACGGTCGCCATTACGTGTCACGCTTCACCGAAGCTACCAATACTGAAAACTTCAATTCCATCTTCTCATTCGTGAAGAACATCGTTAGCAGAAACATAATAAGCAGAGGCGGTTTGCTCTAA
- the LOC123505341 gene encoding guanine nucleotide-binding protein G(q) subunit alpha-like isoform X3 gives MPENYNGPPRPSFLQRAWGVVCSLVEYLRWCLAWQPPEASLDDTTFDKCNTVEARLLVLGAADTGKSTFMKQMRYVFGDTFPVSERRRHLPYIRQNLLESVHKLVVAMDVLGVPYSTAAAQDAAERFVDMTALEAFFGDDSPMDLTLVEETQTLWEDEGVQEVFRRGNEYHLMTNADHFITSAARILHYDYLPTIDDILRMRYPTQCSVTTTYDVGEMRMTVHDMGGERSARGEWVGHFSRPTAILFLASLAEYDQQVEEAEREGEIKNRVQESLDIFDVVLKYPPFHNSPVILLLNKSDIFKKKIIYHSLAHYFPQYDGPDGDEDKGREFLSGLYEELAARHGRHYVSRFTEATNTENFNSIFSFVKNIVSRNIISRGGLL, from the exons atg ccCGAGAATTACAATGGCCCGCCCAGACCGTCGTTCCTTCAGAGGGCGTGGGGAGTTGTGTGCAGCCTCGTGGAGTACTTGAGATGGTGCCTCGCATGGCAGCCTCCTGAAGCATCACTAGACGACACTACCTTTGACAAA TGCAACACGGTGGAAGCGAGGCTGTTGGTGTTGGGGGCAGCCGATACTGGCAAATCAACGTTCATGAAGCAAATGAGATATGTCTTCGGCGACACCTTTCCTGTCAGTGAGAGGCGAAG ACACCTGCCTTACATTCGTCAAAACCTGTTGGAGAGCGTGCACAAGCTGGTGGTGGCCATGGATGTACTCGGTGTTCCTTACTCTACCGCAGctgca CAGGACGCTGCAGAAAGGTTTGTGGACATGACGGCGCTAGAGGCGTTCTTCGGCGATGACTCTCCGATGGACCTGACCTTGGTGGAGGAGACACAGACGCTTTGGGAAGACGAGGGTGTACAGGAGGTGTTTCGCCGCGGTAATGAGTACCACCTGATGACCAACGCCGACCACTTCATAACCAGCGCTGCCAGAATCCTCCACTACGATTATCTTCCCACCATTGACGACATCTTACGGATGAG GTACCCAACACAATGCTCCGTCACTACCACCTACGATGTGGGTGAAATGCGAATGACGGTGCATGACATGGGTGGGGAGCGGTCTGCTCGTGGAGAGTGGGTGGGGCACTTCTCACGCCCCACTGCTAttctcttccttgcctccctcgcCGAGTATGACCAGCAAGTGGAGGAGGCCGAGCGGGAGGGTGAG ATTAAGAACAGAGTGCAGGAGAGCCTGGATATCTTTGACGTTGTTCTGAAGTACCCGCCCTTCCATAACTCACCCgtcattcttcttctcaacaAGTCAGAcatcttcaagaaaaaaatcatctaCCACTCCCTCGCACACTACTTCCCCCAGTATGACG GCCCTGACGGAGACGAGGATAAGGGGAGGGAGTTCCTGTCTGGGCTGTACGAAGAGCTAGCAGCCAGGCACGGTCGCCATTACGTGTCACGCTTCACCGAAGCTACCAATACTGAAAACTTCAATTCCATCTTCTCATTCGTGAAGAACATCGTTAGCAGAAACATAATAAGCAGAGGCGGTTTGCTCTAA
- the LOC123505341 gene encoding guanine nucleotide-binding protein G(q) subunit alpha-like isoform X5 — protein sequence MPENYNGPPRPSFLQRAWGVVCSLVEYLRWCLAWQPPEASLDDTTFDKDAAERFVDMTALEAFFGDDSPMDLTLVEETQTLWEDEGVQEVFRRGNEYHLMTNADHFITSAARILHYDYLPTIDDILRMRYPTQCSVTTTYDVGEMRMTVHDMGGERSARGEWVGHFSRPTAILFLASLAEYDQQVEEAEREGEAALTHTSSSLHQIKNRVQESLDIFDVVLKYPPFHNSPVILLLNKSDIFKKKIIYHSLAHYFPQYDGPDGDEDKGREFLSGLYEELAARHGRHYVSRFTEATNTENFNSIFSFVKNIVSRNIISRGGLL from the exons atg ccCGAGAATTACAATGGCCCGCCCAGACCGTCGTTCCTTCAGAGGGCGTGGGGAGTTGTGTGCAGCCTCGTGGAGTACTTGAGATGGTGCCTCGCATGGCAGCCTCCTGAAGCATCACTAGACGACACTACCTTTGACAAA GACGCTGCAGAAAGGTTTGTGGACATGACGGCGCTAGAGGCGTTCTTCGGCGATGACTCTCCGATGGACCTGACCTTGGTGGAGGAGACACAGACGCTTTGGGAAGACGAGGGTGTACAGGAGGTGTTTCGCCGCGGTAATGAGTACCACCTGATGACCAACGCCGACCACTTCATAACCAGCGCTGCCAGAATCCTCCACTACGATTATCTTCCCACCATTGACGACATCTTACGGATGAG GTACCCAACACAATGCTCCGTCACTACCACCTACGATGTGGGTGAAATGCGAATGACGGTGCATGACATGGGTGGGGAGCGGTCTGCTCGTGGAGAGTGGGTGGGGCACTTCTCACGCCCCACTGCTAttctcttccttgcctccctcgcCGAGTATGACCAGCAAGTGGAGGAGGCCGAGCGGGAGGGTGAG GCTGCCCTCACACACACTTCGTCCTCCCTCCATCAGATTAAGAACAGAGTGCAGGAGAGCCTGGATATCTTTGACGTTGTTCTGAAGTACCCGCCCTTCCATAACTCACCCgtcattcttcttctcaacaAGTCAGAcatcttcaagaaaaaaatcatctaCCACTCCCTCGCACACTACTTCCCCCAGTATGACG GCCCTGACGGAGACGAGGATAAGGGGAGGGAGTTCCTGTCTGGGCTGTACGAAGAGCTAGCAGCCAGGCACGGTCGCCATTACGTGTCACGCTTCACCGAAGCTACCAATACTGAAAACTTCAATTCCATCTTCTCATTCGTGAAGAACATCGTTAGCAGAAACATAATAAGCAGAGGCGGTTTGCTCTAA
- the LOC123505341 gene encoding guanine nucleotide-binding protein G(q) subunit alpha-like isoform X2, translating to MPENYNGPPRPSFLQRAWGVVCSLVEYLRWCLAWQPPEASLDDTTFDKCNTVEARLLVLGAADTGKSTFMKQMRYVFGDTFPVSERRRHLPYIRQNLLESVHKLVVAMDVLGVPYSTAAAQDAAERFVDMTALEAFFGDDSPMDLTLVEETQTLWEDEGVQEVFRRGNEYHLMTNADHFITSAARILHYDYLPTIDDILRMRYPTQCSVTTTYDVGEMRMTVHDMGGERSARGEWVGHFSRPTAILFLASLAEYDQQVEEAEREGEAALTHTSSSLHQIKNRVQESLDIFDVVLKYPPFHNSPVILLLNKSDIFKKKIIYHSLAHYFPQYDGPDGDEDKGREFLSGLYEELAARHGRHYVSRFTEATNTENFNSIFSFVKNIVSRNIISRGGLL from the exons atg ccCGAGAATTACAATGGCCCGCCCAGACCGTCGTTCCTTCAGAGGGCGTGGGGAGTTGTGTGCAGCCTCGTGGAGTACTTGAGATGGTGCCTCGCATGGCAGCCTCCTGAAGCATCACTAGACGACACTACCTTTGACAAA TGCAACACGGTGGAAGCGAGGCTGTTGGTGTTGGGGGCAGCCGATACTGGCAAATCAACGTTCATGAAGCAAATGAGATATGTCTTCGGCGACACCTTTCCTGTCAGTGAGAGGCGAAG ACACCTGCCTTACATTCGTCAAAACCTGTTGGAGAGCGTGCACAAGCTGGTGGTGGCCATGGATGTACTCGGTGTTCCTTACTCTACCGCAGctgcacag GACGCTGCAGAAAGGTTTGTGGACATGACGGCGCTAGAGGCGTTCTTCGGCGATGACTCTCCGATGGACCTGACCTTGGTGGAGGAGACACAGACGCTTTGGGAAGACGAGGGTGTACAGGAGGTGTTTCGCCGCGGTAATGAGTACCACCTGATGACCAACGCCGACCACTTCATAACCAGCGCTGCCAGAATCCTCCACTACGATTATCTTCCCACCATTGACGACATCTTACGGATGAG GTACCCAACACAATGCTCCGTCACTACCACCTACGATGTGGGTGAAATGCGAATGACGGTGCATGACATGGGTGGGGAGCGGTCTGCTCGTGGAGAGTGGGTGGGGCACTTCTCACGCCCCACTGCTAttctcttccttgcctccctcgcCGAGTATGACCAGCAAGTGGAGGAGGCCGAGCGGGAGGGTGAG GCTGCCCTCACACACACTTCGTCCTCCCTCCATCAGATTAAGAACAGAGTGCAGGAGAGCCTGGATATCTTTGACGTTGTTCTGAAGTACCCGCCCTTCCATAACTCACCCgtcattcttcttctcaacaAGTCAGAcatcttcaagaaaaaaatcatctaCCACTCCCTCGCACACTACTTCCCCCAGTATGACG GCCCTGACGGAGACGAGGATAAGGGGAGGGAGTTCCTGTCTGGGCTGTACGAAGAGCTAGCAGCCAGGCACGGTCGCCATTACGTGTCACGCTTCACCGAAGCTACCAATACTGAAAACTTCAATTCCATCTTCTCATTCGTGAAGAACATCGTTAGCAGAAACATAATAAGCAGAGGCGGTTTGCTCTAA